DNA sequence from the Rhodothermales bacterium genome:
TAGAGGATGACATCGACGGGACGGTGACCGTAGAAGGTTCGGGTTTCCCTGGCCAGTGGTGCTGTAGTGGTGGTCATGGAAGCTGGATGTAAAGGCTGGAAAAGGAGCGTTAGCTAAAGAGGAGGGGATAGACGAGGTAGGTCACGACGATGCCGCCGATAAAAAACCCGATCGTGGCGTAGATCGAGGCTTTTTGCATCGAGGCAATGCCCATGATCGCGTGGCCGGACGTGCACCCGCCGGCATAGCGGGCGCCAAAACCCACCAGAAAGCCGCCGATCACCAGGATGACAAACCCCGGCAGGGTACCCAGCGCGTCCCACGAAAACAGGTCCGCCGGCGCCATGCCGTTAAAATCGCGAATGCCCAGCGCCTGCAGGTCGGCGTGCGTCGCCTCGGAGATGGCGATGGGGTTCGGGTTGGCCAGCCATAATCCGGCCAGCAAACCGCCCAGCGCGATGCCGGCGACGAAGAGGAGATTCCAGAGGCCGTCTTTCTTCCAGTCGTACCGCAGGTAGGCATTTTTTCCGGGCGCGATCGCGGCGCACAGGTGGCGCAGACTCGACGATACGCCGAACGACTTGCCGGTCAACAGCAGGAGCGTCGGCACCATCAGGCCGATGATGGGGCCGGCCACATACCAGGGCCAGGGCTGCGAAAGCAGTTCGATCATGAGGTTTATGGTGCAGGTTGGTTACATGTAATGACATGTATTAAAATGGTGACGGCTTGTTCCGGCCGCTCATCATGAAATTGGCTTCAACAACTGGGCGCAATACCATTGCATCCGGGGCAGATGGAAGGGGCCTTTCCACAGATTGCCCTTCAGGCGCACCGAGAGCCTTCCGTCGCGGTGCAGATACCCGTACCATTCGCCGTGCTCGGGGTCGGGGAAGTGGGTGTACGACCAGTCGTGCACCAGGCGGTGCCAGCGGGCATACCGCTCGTCGCCGGTCATCTCGTAGGCGAGCAACGTGGCGATGATGGCTTCGT
Encoded proteins:
- a CDS encoding YeeE/YedE thiosulfate transporter family protein, which encodes MIELLSQPWPWYVAGPIIGLMVPTLLLLTGKSFGVSSSLRHLCAAIAPGKNAYLRYDWKKDGLWNLLFVAGIALGGLLAGLWLANPNPIAISEATHADLQALGIRDFNGMAPADLFSWDALGTLPGFVILVIGGFLVGFGARYAGGCTSGHAIMGIASMQKASIYATIGFFIGGIVVTYLVYPLLFS